A single region of the Brassica rapa cultivar Chiifu-401-42 chromosome A03, CAAS_Brap_v3.01, whole genome shotgun sequence genome encodes:
- the LOC103858173 gene encoding uncharacterized protein At4g17910 isoform X2 has protein sequence MDSSLNPNKHLKEEFVSNLDGSSILEIAALLTIVPLLVLIRYSIGFRSRTDNNNDKSVSSKKNDDEIVVSRQWKAYSYAISLDFIFIVFPMLLFFTVLSEWVYHGVVLLSLLLLVLSVTAKRSSSGLQRGQSLSFRANVSSYRVALMLITCLCILAVDFTIFPRRYAKTETYGTSLMDLGVGSFVLANAIVSRQARDVSSGNWISGLKATAPLLLLGFIRLVTTSGVDYQVHVTEYGQHWNFFFTLAAISILTSFVNIPAKYCGILGFTVLAGYQTWLVSGLNTYLLSHERGNNIISKNKEGVFSTLGYWGMYLLGVDLGYRLFYAKHSNTRSTTISIARVFLVSLILWIVTLLVDNYVERISRRTCNMPYVTWVLAQDLQALGIFMLSSYIPMNKLSPLEEAIDQNLLATFLLANVFTGMVNMAVDTIFASPLSSLVILTAYAFGLSVIIGTIHFSGFRLKFW, from the exons ATGGATTCGTCTCTGAATCCAAACAAGCATCTCAAAGAAGA ATTCGTAAGCAATCTAGATGGATCATCTATTCTGGAAATCGCAGCACTATTAACCATTGTCCCT ctTTTGGTTCTTATTCGCTACTCCATTGGCTTTCGCTCTAGAACCG ATAATAACAATGACAAATCCGTTTCATCGAAGAAAAACGACGATGAGATTGTTGTTTCCAGACAATGGAAGGCTTACAGTTATGCCATATCCTTGGACTTCATCTTCATTGTCTTCCCCATGCTCTTGTTCTTCACC GTTCTGTCAGAATGGGTTTATCATGGGGTAGTTTTGTTATCTCTTCTGTTGCTTGTTCTTTCTGTGACTGCAAAA aGGTCTTCTTCAGGGTTGCAGAGAGGACAGTCTCTCTCGTTTAGAGCTAATGTCTCTTCCTATAGAGTTGCTCTG ATGCTGATTACATGCTTGTGCATCTTGGCTGTTGACTTCACTATCTTTCCGAGGAGGTACGCTAAGACAGAGACTTACGGTACTAGCTTG ATGGATCTTGGGGTTGGCTCTTTTGTGTTGGCTAATGCTATAGTATCTCGGCAAGCTAGAGACGTCTCATCAGG AAACTGGATTAGTGGACTTAAGGCAACTGCTCCTCTGCTCTTACTCGGGTTTATTCGTTTAGTTaccacttcaggtgtggattaTCAG GTCCACGTTACGGAATATGGACAGCACTGGAACTTCTTTTTCACACTTGCAGCCATATCAATTCTCACATCGTTTGTTAACATACCAGCTAAGTACTGTGGAATCCTAGGTTTCACTGTTCTTGCAG GGTACCAAACTTGGTTGGTTAGTGGACTGAACACATATCTACTTTCCCACGAAAGAGGAAACAACATTATCAGCAAGAACAAGGAAGGAGTATTTAGCACGCTTG GTTATTGGGGCATGTACCTTCTCGGCGTTGACTTAGGCTATCGTCTCTTCTACGCAAAGCATTCCAATACTCGAAGCACCACGATCTCAATCGCTAGAGTCTTTCTCGTTTCTCTTATATTATG GATTGTGACTTTACTTGTTGACAACTATGTGGAGAGGATATCCCGTAGAACG TGCAACATGCCTTATGTTACTTGGGTGCTCGCTCAAGATCTTCAG gCGCTGGGTATATTTATGCTTTCGAGTTATATACCTATGAACAAACTCTCACCACTTGAAGAAGCAATTGACCAGAATCTTCTAGCTACTTTTCTTCTG GCAAACGTGTTTACAGGAATGGTGAATATGGCCGTAGATACCATAtttgcttctccactttctTCCCTTGTGATATTAACAGCTTATGCCTTTGGTTTATCTGTTATTATCGGAACCATTCATTTCTCCGGTTTTCGTTTGAAGTTCTGGTAG
- the LOC103860065 gene encoding pentatricopeptide repeat-containing protein At1g10270, with product MRSDRRYSDAYDLFHYYAANSKWDLITNRCSGPIIIALCDEGKLDEDLELYKHFLLRARPSYRAQLALAQGLVDAGRIDEAVDKFYCVNRSVYGIFIRGFLDLGNLERANQLFQELKLSDDSDSVVQASAMFMEHWFKQEMDEKAMECYLSSKEEFSKIYATAANALLKVLLRYGKKTEACLLFGQMMEKDWSLRMSDSESCNIMVNECFKLGKISEAVEIFHKSVGTVSYPQLCYRNLITKFCEQDLLSEAEQFFAEMCSKKFFLPDVLTYRTMMDAYVKKGRVSDAVKTVNQTLDASLTYIAKKVLLM from the coding sequence ATGCGCAGTGACCGACGCTACAGTGACGCGTACGATTTGTTCCATTACTACGCTGCTAACTCTAAATGGGATCTGATAACCAACCGCTGCTCCGGTCCAATCATCATTGCCTTGTGTGATGAAGGGAAACTCGACGAGGATCTTGAATTGTACAAACATTTTTTGCTGCGTGCTCGGCCGAGTTATCGAGCCCAACTAGCCCTGGCTCAAGGGTTGGTCGACGCGGGTAGGATTGATGAAGCTGTAGACAAGTTCTACTGCGTGAATAGGTCCGTGTATGGCATTTTCATACGTGGGTTCTTGGATTTGGGGAATCTTGAAAGGGCTAACCAGCTTTTTCAAGAGCTAAAGTTGAGTGATGACTCGGACTCTGTGGTGCAGGCGAGTGCGATGTTTATGGAGCATTGGTTTAAACAAGAGATGGATGAGAAAGCTATGGAGTGTTACTTGTCGTCCAAGGAAGAGTTCAGCAAGATCTATGCGACTGCCGCAAATGCCCTTTTGAAAGTGTTGCTAAGGTACGGTAAGAAAACAGAAGCTTGCTTATTGTTCGGTCAGATGATGGAGAAAGACTGGAGCCTGAGAATGTCTGATTCTGAGTCGTGTAATATTATGGTGAATGAGTGTTTCAAGCTCGGGAAGATTAGCGAGGCAGTTGAGATATTTCACAAGTCTGTTGGCACAGTTAGTTATCCACAGTTGTGTTACAGGAACCTGATCACCAAGTTTTGCGAACAAGATCTCTTGTCCGAAGCGGAGCAATTTTTCGCTGAAATGTGCTCTAAGAAGTTTTTTCTCCCTGATGTTCTAACGTATCGAACGATGATGGATGCATATGTGAAGAAGGGTAGAGTCAGCGATGCTGTCAAAACTGTGAACCAAACTTTGGATGCCTCTCTAACCTATATTGCTAAGAAGGTCTTACTAAtgtaa
- the LOC103858173 gene encoding uncharacterized protein At4g17910 isoform X1 yields the protein MDSSLNPNKHLKEEFVSNLDGSSILEIAALLTIVPLLVLIRYSIGFRSRTDNNNDKSVSSKKNDDEIVVSRQWKAYSYAISLDFIFIVFPMLLFFTVLSEWVYHGVVLLSLLLLVLSVTAKKRSSSGLQRGQSLSFRANVSSYRVALMLITCLCILAVDFTIFPRRYAKTETYGTSLMDLGVGSFVLANAIVSRQARDVSSGNWISGLKATAPLLLLGFIRLVTTSGVDYQVHVTEYGQHWNFFFTLAAISILTSFVNIPAKYCGILGFTVLAGYQTWLVSGLNTYLLSHERGNNIISKNKEGVFSTLGYWGMYLLGVDLGYRLFYAKHSNTRSTTISIARVFLVSLILWIVTLLVDNYVERISRRTCNMPYVTWVLAQDLQALGIFMLSSYIPMNKLSPLEEAIDQNLLATFLLANVFTGMVNMAVDTIFASPLSSLVILTAYAFGLSVIIGTIHFSGFRLKFW from the exons ATGGATTCGTCTCTGAATCCAAACAAGCATCTCAAAGAAGA ATTCGTAAGCAATCTAGATGGATCATCTATTCTGGAAATCGCAGCACTATTAACCATTGTCCCT ctTTTGGTTCTTATTCGCTACTCCATTGGCTTTCGCTCTAGAACCG ATAATAACAATGACAAATCCGTTTCATCGAAGAAAAACGACGATGAGATTGTTGTTTCCAGACAATGGAAGGCTTACAGTTATGCCATATCCTTGGACTTCATCTTCATTGTCTTCCCCATGCTCTTGTTCTTCACC GTTCTGTCAGAATGGGTTTATCATGGGGTAGTTTTGTTATCTCTTCTGTTGCTTGTTCTTTCTGTGACTGCAAAAAAAAG GTCTTCTTCAGGGTTGCAGAGAGGACAGTCTCTCTCGTTTAGAGCTAATGTCTCTTCCTATAGAGTTGCTCTG ATGCTGATTACATGCTTGTGCATCTTGGCTGTTGACTTCACTATCTTTCCGAGGAGGTACGCTAAGACAGAGACTTACGGTACTAGCTTG ATGGATCTTGGGGTTGGCTCTTTTGTGTTGGCTAATGCTATAGTATCTCGGCAAGCTAGAGACGTCTCATCAGG AAACTGGATTAGTGGACTTAAGGCAACTGCTCCTCTGCTCTTACTCGGGTTTATTCGTTTAGTTaccacttcaggtgtggattaTCAG GTCCACGTTACGGAATATGGACAGCACTGGAACTTCTTTTTCACACTTGCAGCCATATCAATTCTCACATCGTTTGTTAACATACCAGCTAAGTACTGTGGAATCCTAGGTTTCACTGTTCTTGCAG GGTACCAAACTTGGTTGGTTAGTGGACTGAACACATATCTACTTTCCCACGAAAGAGGAAACAACATTATCAGCAAGAACAAGGAAGGAGTATTTAGCACGCTTG GTTATTGGGGCATGTACCTTCTCGGCGTTGACTTAGGCTATCGTCTCTTCTACGCAAAGCATTCCAATACTCGAAGCACCACGATCTCAATCGCTAGAGTCTTTCTCGTTTCTCTTATATTATG GATTGTGACTTTACTTGTTGACAACTATGTGGAGAGGATATCCCGTAGAACG TGCAACATGCCTTATGTTACTTGGGTGCTCGCTCAAGATCTTCAG gCGCTGGGTATATTTATGCTTTCGAGTTATATACCTATGAACAAACTCTCACCACTTGAAGAAGCAATTGACCAGAATCTTCTAGCTACTTTTCTTCTG GCAAACGTGTTTACAGGAATGGTGAATATGGCCGTAGATACCATAtttgcttctccactttctTCCCTTGTGATATTAACAGCTTATGCCTTTGGTTTATCTGTTATTATCGGAACCATTCATTTCTCCGGTTTTCGTTTGAAGTTCTGGTAG